The following nucleotide sequence is from Drosophila kikkawai strain 14028-0561.14 chromosome 2L, DkikHiC1v2, whole genome shotgun sequence.
TCTAAAAATAAGTTCAAATTCGTGttgacaatttttttttttcttcgttaCGGTTTCGTTATTTGTCGTCGTTTTATTACCATTGCGCGGACGGATTATCGCGACAAGAAGATCAAGAGCATGAGGACTTTGAGGGGAAACAGCCGGATGgggaacaaaaatatttatatggatatcaaaaaataacaagaaggGGCCGCCCACTGGCACTGActgagggggaaaaaaaaatgcggaatactgaaaactgaaaagcgTAAATCACGCTTTCGATAGATCTAAAATTAGTTGACGGCGATAAGCCGTTAGGAGATTTGTACAGTCCGTTTCGGAGTTGTAGGGAGttggaaaatattatgaaaaaaattcaaatagaAGTGTTATTTATGGGACCTGTTTAATTAAGTCTAGACCCTTAGCtagaatatttttgtaatgaaTTATTGCATATAATAAAACGTTAACGTATTCAAAATCTTTGACTAAATTagtaaactataaatatttttatataccatATAAAAACCATTCCAATTATAATTGCagtacattattctttattaaaaaatataattaaccaCGTTTAACGctattcatataaaaaaaacgtttaCTTCTTTTATAACTATATTTTCGTTacacaaattatattttacgaCGTATGAAGGTAAAGAGGTAACCAGGGGGTGGAGTTATAATGACTTGATCACTTTTgattttgctttttattattttttcgagTTACGGACATGAAAATTTGCATGTTGCATGTTGCACAAACTGCGCATAAATCCAATTAATAACATAATTATTTGGCAAGCCAGCAAAACGCAGCAGTTTGTTAGACAAACCATTTGAAGCTCATTTCAAGAGGCGGCCGCCGTTAAATTTGGGTTTGCATTTGCAACTTTTTTGGCGGTGCGTAGGCTGAGCCAACCAAAGCCACCAAACAGCCAGTTACTTAGAGCCAAAGCCACCGTCATATGCAAATTGCCCATATGAAATGCAGTTTTTTGCTTGGTTTATGCCTAAATTGAAATATTGACTTTGCGCACTTAATTTTCGGGCTGGCAAATTTGAATTGCCAATCAATTCCCTGGGCGGAAAATGTAAGTTGAGGGGTTCTCTTGAAGgtatatttttaactaaacAATATGCAACATAAATTAGAATAGCTGTTAAGACATTAAGCACAAAACCTACTGCCTTTGTGGGTGGAGCCTCTGATGTGTGGGTGTCAGAACCGAGAGAAACCTATGGATCGGGGGCGTAACTTCAGACTAGCCATTACTTTTATTGGGAACTTCTTGCGGCGTTTTTACAAAATGATTTATGATCTTGCCTCGGGAATTAACACCGCGACTGAAATCAGACTGGAAAACCCCACAGAAGATAGCGTAGTTAAGTCACCAATCAGATTAGCctgaaaatttcaaaatgattaggctttaaaaaaagattttagTTGCTATCAAAAAGATTCTAGGGTGATTTAAGCTTGTAATCAATCTGTAGGGGGTAGGATTGCAAATAGAATTGTTAGGATAGATGGCTAagaatatgtgtatatatttctaaGGATTAGGTATccaataaattgaaataacaatttaaattaagattcAAACTCAAAATCTTTTTCGCATTTCGCCTGTGTTCACTGTATCAAAACACAGAAACAAACCGCACAAAAGGGaataaaaccaaaccaaacagAACCCAGATCGGAACCACTAGAAAAATCAAAACCCACCCTCATGTCCGAGCGGTGTTCGCCAAGTGGAATTGAGTGCACACACATTGCAAGCAAATCTTCTCGTCTTGTGTCGCGCTTCGCTTCAGTTACCTTCGACAAAGGAAAAGATTTGCTGCTGCAACTAACTGAAGGGGGGCTGTCACAGTGGCTGTTTTCCCGTCAAATCTagcaaaatttataaattaagaacTCTGTTCACTATGCCTGAAAAAAcatactattattattttaaaaatgtttgctaaaatataaaaacatatttgttTCAAAGCTAAAATCTTAACAACTCTGGTGCTGCTGCGACGCCCCTTTCTGCCACTGAAAATGCCATTTCAATTGCTTGCACACGGCTCCTTCTGATTTTCCctctgccgctgccactgcctctgctgctgataacaaaaaataataataaaatagaagCGCAGCAAAAACAGCGTAGCGTAGATAAGCACACTAATATATACACACGTGAGCAGCAAGAACTCAACAAAAAGTctaagtaaataattaaacaacttaaaataaatataaatatttcgacAAATTGCGACATGAAAGTGAAAAGTgggaattttttattaatatttaattagaaaagtaatacaaataaaaggtGGAAATTTAAAGTGAATATAATAtcttttactttactttactttttttttaacattaaaatatttaaaattaaacctgGAGCATCTTTaacaagcaaaagaaaaacaaaatcaaactaTTTTCGTTTCGCCACCTTTTTCGCCCAATTGGAAATTTTGCATCTCAGAGCGGGCGGTGAAATTTCTGATAAGATTTGGCCAGCCGGGCGTGCTGTTTATTATTTACCGTTTGAAAGGGGGCTGAGAGCGAGAAAGTCAGATACGGAgtgaagagagagagaagctCCAATTATCAAACGATGCGCGTAGGCGAGACGCTGAGTCATAAAGGTGAGAAAAAGAGAGCAAAGTTCTCCTCCAACAGGATTATTCACCGAAATGTGCACCGCattttgattatttgttttcatttcccaTTTGTTTGGTTCTGCACTTGAAACCAATACCCGCGCCTCCGCACCTGTGCTGCTGGCAGCGACGTTGGCAGCGGCAGAGGCTCAAGTGGACATTGGAAGATTTGCTGCTGTGCatgagtgtgcgtgtgcgcATTTGAAGTATTTtcaaaacataataaaatgtataattttattgtgTGTATTTATAAGCAATGccactttttccttttttttgttcaattaaTGGCGCGCACACACTTATACATACACAATACACATAGGCCAccagcacaaacacacacatccacatatgtatatgaacATATGTATATTGCAGCATAAAACTGAGGCTGAGAATAAAACTGTGATCGTCCCTGCAGAGAACAACAACATCACTTTTGCCCCACCgccacaacaaaaacaacaacaattgtgTGGCGGTCGcaacgaagaagaagcagcagcagcgtagCACAAATACaaggaaacatttttttctcctCTTTTTCACCAAACGTAATTGCACTCAAAAAGTGTCTTTTCTTCAGGGAAAAATCGGTGAAAACTCGTTGCGAACTACTTACGCGTGGAGGTGAGCACTCCCTGAGGGTTTATTTTGTCATTTTTGCTGTGTTTGGGCACCGCAAATGTCCATAAATTCtgtttttttcaaaaatgtttatcaCGAAATGCACATACTAGggatgaaaaatatatataaaaatatcaatatatcgatattttttctaaaaatgtatagtGATTTTTTGCTTGtacaaatatcgatatttcgatttgtatttatttatttatttattttatttttttatttatatatattagacagatttattaaccttatCCCATCCAACTTGTCCTATATATAACGTataatgatttttattaatatataattttagtataatttaattttataatcatcccttaaattttctataaatttatgcatttttttccAATGTCTTTATTCaaagattaatttttatttaaatacatttttacatatatcgatatattattttaaaataaatatttatattgccATATTTTTCAGTCGATTTAAGTGTGCCCAGGTATCAAATAAGTCTAAAACCTATTTTATCTGAAAACCGGACGGTCGCACTACTAAGCGCGCATTGTTTTTGCCGTTTGCGaaattgttttgttaatttaatttgtttattcatTCGGGCTATTTTAAATCAACCTATTACAATATATACGCATCATGAAGGAGTGCCCGTATGGCGAGAAATGTTACAGGAAGAACCCAATCCATTTCGGCGAGTTTTCCCATGAGCACTGTGAGCAAGCAAAAACTTAAGAGAAAccaaaaaacttaattttattccTTGTTTCCTGTAGTGGATGCTATTTATCGTAAGGGAAATGTATCGGGGGACTATGATATACCTGCCAAGTACTCGAGTGACCTGATTGAAACGCAATTGAAGTTGCTCGAGAAACTCTTTCCGAAAGAAGGTGCCAAAGCAGAGAAGCAGGCGAATGTTTCTGGTGCAAATCCACCAGCTGCTGCTTCAACTAGCCGGGGATCCTCCAGCTCTGGGACTTCAAGCAACAATCCCACGGGTTCCTCAACTTCCCAGGCTGCCAGTTCCTCGTCTGCCCCCAAAGACACATccaatttggccaaaaaacaaaagctaagTGAGCGAAACATCAGAGATTACATTCCCGTGGTGGTGGAAAAGGGTGGAATGGCCAAGAAACTGGAGCGGGCTGCTCCCTACAACATGTTCCTGACAGCGATTACGGACTCAAAGCCCACGCACTCGGAGCCGCTAAGTGTGACACTTCAGGAAATCCTTGATGAAAGTCTGGGCGAGATCGAGAGCAGTGTTCAAATCAACTTTATGGTGGACATTGGCTGGCTACTGGGACACTATTATTTTGCGGGGATACTGTGAGTAATACAACGTCTCCTTCTCGCACTTGTGGTTGAAAATAACATTTCCTTTGCAGCGACAAACCCCTATTGGTCCTCTATGGCGATGAATCTCCCGAACTTCTCAGCATCGGCAAATTCAAACCGCAGGTCACGGCTATCGGGGTAAAAATGCCCACGCCCTTTGCCACCTCGCACACCAAAATGATGCTGCTTGCCTACAGTGATGGATCCATGCGTGTGGTCATCTCCACGGCGAATCTGTACGAGGACGACTGGCACAATCGCACCCAGGGTGTGTGGATTAGTCCAAAGCTGCCGGCACTGCCAGAAGATGCTGATACCGGAGCAGGTGAAAGCGAAACGGGATTCAAGCAGGACTTGATGCTATATCTGGTGGAGTACAAGATTACCCAGCTGCAGCCTTGGATAGCGCGAATCCGGAAGAGCGATTTTAGCGCAATCAACGTTTTCTTTTTGGGTTCCGTGCCTGGAGGCCATCGCGAGAGTACCGTGCGCGGTCATCCGTGGGGCCATGCGCGCCTAGGAGCGCTGCTGGCTAAACATGCGGCCCCGATCAATGATCGCATACCTGTGGTCTGCCAGAGTTCAAGCATCGGCAGTCTGGGTGCGAATGTTCAGGCCTGGATTCAGCAGGACTTCATCAATAGTCTTAAGAAGGATTCCACACCGTTGGGTAAATTGCGCCAAATGCCAGCCTTTAAGATGATTTATCCCAGTTATGGGAATGTCTCGGGCAGTCATGATGGAATGCTGGGCGGCGGATGCCTGCCCTATGGAAAGAATACCAATGACAAGCAGCCGTGGCTTAAGGAGCATCTGCAGCAATGGAAATCCAGTGATCGTCATCGTTCTAGGGCTATGCCACACATTAAAAGCTATACACGCTATAATCTAGAGGATCAATCCGTCTATTGGTTCGTGTTGACCTCCGCTAATCTCTCTAAAGCTGCTTGGGGCTGCTTCAACAAAAACTCCAATATTCAGCCCTGCCTCAGGATCGCCAACTATGAAGTTGGCGTCCTCTTTCTGCCCAGATTTGTGGTGAGTTCGGTTTACTTTTAATTGCagcatttaattatatttgatgtatttttttacAGACTGGCGAGGACACATTTCCCTTGGGAAATAATCGCGATGGTGTACCCGCTTTCCCACTACCCTATGATGTTCCATTGACGCCATATGCTGCGGATGATAAGCCCTTCTTGATGGATTATCTACAGGGCTAAAATTTCTCATTTTCGTTGggttttggtttaaaaaaggATTTTACTTTTAAGGTTTCTTAATCTTTTTGTTACCACTTTTAATTTGCTTCGAATGTGTGTTATTTTCAAACTATTTATATACTTCAAGAAAAAATAAGGAGTTAAAACCTTATTCAATTAAGgctaaaatctaaaattaaaaatggaaaatagatttttttttataataaaatttaataaaatacaatattcaAATTAACCGCATTAAAGAAATTCCAGTAAAATGGCCCGTAGCTACGGTCACACTGCTTTTACAGACATACATTTTTCCAACGTCAAAAGATTATATTCTAATAATTTTCCGTCATTTTAAAACGTTCATATTGACTGGTTATCTGTTCTTTTTACTAGGAAATTCAAATTATGGAAAGCTTATAACCAGAATGAgaataatgaataaaaaatacttgAGCACTTTTAGTTTGACCAGCTGTCGATGTCATGTTTCTAGGGTATTTTTCCGGTTCTGTAGTACGGTCCAATCGGAATCcaaattgaaaaagaaaagaaaaaactcaGCTGGCGCAAGCTAGTTCTGTCGcacaattttaaacaaaattcgGTTTCCGTGAAGTGTTCACATATATTTGCCACACGATAGAATACAAACGAATCCATAGAAGGCAGACTAAAAAACGGACAAACCCAGAAAAACAGCGAACGGGGCGGAGAAAGTAAAGGATAAGTGGCGACTGATTGATGATAAGGCAGGCCAGCTGCCGACTTCTTTGGATCCTGGGCAGAAAATCGGCGAAATGTCCACCGCCTTCCTGACGCTGGTCGCCGTTATTGTCTGCATCCTTTTCCGGATACTCAACGTGCACAGCCAACCGCTGAAACCGAGTGTCTGGTGCCTGGACGCACAATTCCTCGACTGTCTCTACAAGATTGCACCAGTACTGCGAGAGCCGTAAGTAAATCGCATGAGTTCCTTATACGACGCACCCCAACCCACGCCCCAAAATCGTAGCATAAATATCCGCCCACAGGTGTGGTCGGTCGAAGTAATGGCGCATACGCATATTCGCCAAAATCTTGAGCTACAcaaaagtgaaaataaaaaccaacaaaatacCTCTATTTAAATGCATTAGTTAATTATTCAGGATTTAGATAATCTAAGCTCAACTTAATTTCGGTAATTTTCCATAGCCTTGCCGCGTCCTTTTCCGTTTAGCTTTTTGGGTCAGACAGACAATCATAACATAAATATCCATCCACAGGTGTGGCCACAATAATAGCATGTTCTGGTAAATTGCCACAAACCTTGTAATCCATTAGAGTGAGATAACAATTGCGGGCAGATTTATAGATACTACTCTTTAACCCTCTAAGACCCAAGAGTGCCTCAAGGCACTTATTagataatttgtattatctaAAAAACTGGGagccttttaaattttttaattacactAGTCAATTCACAATAAACATGTGAACTTATGAGTAGAAGGTTTCAAAGCTCTCTTAAGCTTTATAACGGGACTTTTTTCGTGTTATTTACATGCATCATGCATTCGCGCGCAAAAATTTTTGTGTGCTTCATTTAGTGTTTTTTTGTCTATcaataaaagtgaaatatCTTCAAAATcagccaaataaaaattattgttcTAGAAGGTAACATATTAAATAATCCAAATCAAGTTGCatatttgcaattttatagaaatagtGCGTTGTAGCAGTGATTTATCTTATTTACCCCTGTTCGATTTACAGGTAAACTACAATTAGTACACACTTTTTGAGgtcatttttgaaattaaaagctaccatttaccccaaaaaatataattacacttcgttttttttaatatttcttcgCTTGGGGCTTAGAGGGTTAAAGCCaaactatataaattatttatggtaaattctaaaatttaaTGAGATCAAtctttgaaaacaaaaattatgcaaaattatgtaaaagtaaaaatttacTTGTGAACTTTAGAACTATTCTCCTGACCTCCACTGTCGTATACCCACACACGCCATCATCCCACTTGAGCTGGTAATAGAGCCATAGCATCACAGCCGCGCCAAAATCTTAGTTACGCCCGGCAAACATAATTATCCAGTCGGCTTGCATCCCATTGTTGTTGATAAAGAACTCTGCAATTAACTCAAATTACCACAACTGGCCAATTTAACATgcatctgaaaaaaaaatagtattgTTTCGACCAAAGTCATCAGCTGCACGAGTGAATCATTAGCAATTAGTCAATAGAATTGATGTCCTATGAGgtctaaataattcacaaATTCATTAAACTTTTTACTCATTATCAGTTAAGATTATCAGGAATGGTAGGGGACAATAAAATGAAAGTGCACCTCACATTgattaattgcaattttataagttttattttttgttatcaGCTTTCCATTACGTTCAGGAATAATCCCATAACCATACATAGTATCCGTTTCGTTATCGAATAAGTCATAAAACTCTTGACTCACAAGATGGAAACCTCTGTGATCAtaggtttaaaatatttgaggAGTATTTGAGTTAACATGGGTTATCGGACTCAGAAAATtgccttaaattaatttcattgttttgcaGGCAGGGTTATCAGGTtatcaaatattaattaaaaattttaaaaattttcaaatctGAGTtgttaaaatttgtttgcttaCTTTATAAATTTGGAACTCTCCAGttatttcttgaatttatttctttatcaAACTTTTTCCTTGGCTGTGGCCACACGCCTGGAaaattttcgtttgtttttttttattggcgAAAATCTGTGAATGC
It contains:
- the gkt gene encoding probable tyrosyl-DNA phosphodiesterase; the encoded protein is MKECPYGEKCYRKNPIHFGEFSHEHLDAIYRKGNVSGDYDIPAKYSSDLIETQLKLLEKLFPKEGAKAEKQANVSGANPPAAASTSRGSSSSGTSSNNPTGSSTSQAASSSSAPKDTSNLAKKQKLSERNIRDYIPVVVEKGGMAKKLERAAPYNMFLTAITDSKPTHSEPLSVTLQEILDESLGEIESSVQINFMVDIGWLLGHYYFAGILDKPLLVLYGDESPELLSIGKFKPQVTAIGVKMPTPFATSHTKMMLLAYSDGSMRVVISTANLYEDDWHNRTQGVWISPKLPALPEDADTGAGESETGFKQDLMLYLVEYKITQLQPWIARIRKSDFSAINVFFLGSVPGGHRESTVRGHPWGHARLGALLAKHAAPINDRIPVVCQSSSIGSLGANVQAWIQQDFINSLKKDSTPLGKLRQMPAFKMIYPSYGNVSGSHDGMLGGGCLPYGKNTNDKQPWLKEHLQQWKSSDRHRSRAMPHIKSYTRYNLEDQSVYWFVLTSANLSKAAWGCFNKNSNIQPCLRIANYEVGVLFLPRFVTGEDTFPLGNNRDGVPAFPLPYDVPLTPYAADDKPFLMDYLQG